DNA sequence from the Prolixibacter sp. SD074 genome:
CGCACATTCATCCAGGCGCCAAGTACGGCGGTACGAGCACACAAAGCACCAACCCCGGCATCAGTAACTGAGTTCGGATTGCCTTTCTCTACCATGGCACGAATAACATCAAACGATGCCAGCGAGGTTTCCATCACCGAAAGCGGAATTTCCATGGCGTTGAGCGTGGCAGCCTGAATGGCTTCCGAACGTGCCGCTTTTTCTTCATCCGAGCCTTTCGGCAACCCAAAGGCAACCATAATATTATTGAATGCCTGCGTATCTTCATCCACCAGTTTCAGTAGCCTTTCCTGAATTTCGATCCCGCGTTCGGCCCATTCGGAAAACTCTTCCCAACGCTCATCCCAGCCACGCTTGTGTGCTGACAAGTTAGCGACCATGGTTGCCAATGAAGCTCCCAAAGCACCAACATATGCTGAAACGGAACCTCCTCCCGGAGCAATGCTTTCCGAAGCGGTTTCTTCTGCAAACCCACGGGCTGTTAAGTCAATCAGCTTCTTCTCTTCTTTATCATCGAGCATATACTCAATGATCTTTTTCTCCGGATCAAAGGGTTGAAGCTCGTCCAAACCAAGTGACTTAACAGCTATCTTGATGATTTCCCTTTCGGGAATACCGGTGGACCGATTTTGCTTTCGCAGGAAATATTTACCGGCGTCAAGGATGTATTTCAATGGCATAATACCCACCAGTTCCGAACCGGTCACTCTGATGCCCCGCGATTCGGCACTGCGGCAAACCTTATCAAAAGCTACATGGACAGGTGTCACGGTCAAATCGGTCAGGTTCATCGATATCTGGGCAATTCCGTACTCTTCGATGTACCACCCGATGGCTCTCACCTTTTTCAGGGTTCCGGGAATACGTACCGGTTCACCATTTTCGTCTTTCGCGATTTTCCCGGTTACGGGATTTCCTTCCCGCTTAACACGCCCGGCTTCGCGCACATCAAATGCGATGGCATTGGCACGGCGCGTAGATGTCGTATTCAGGTTAATATTATAGGCAACAAGGAAATTACGGGCGCCAATGGCAATTGCCCCGGTTTGGGGAACAAACTCCGCCGATCCAAAATCGGGTTTCCATTCGGGACGTTTCAGTTTATCAGGAAGGGCTTCATATTCGCCTGAGCGGCAAAAAGCCAAACTCTTGCGTTTTTCGGAAAAAGCAGCAAACTCATAAGCGTAAACCGGAATACCCAGCTCATCGCCTACTCTTTTTCCTAATTGACGGGCATATTCAACAGTCTCTTCCATCGATATACCCGAAACGGGGACCAACGGACAAACATCCGTAGCTCCAAAACGGGGATGTTCTCCGCTGTGTTTCGACATGTCGATTAGTTCGGCAGCTTTTTTAATCGCTTGAAAAGCGGCTTCTATTACCAGTTCGGGCTCTCCTACAAATGTAACAACGGTACGATTAGTGGCATGTCCCGGATCGACATCCAGTAATTTGACTCCCTTTACCAACTCAATTGTATCCGTAATTTTTTTTATGACAGACAAATCGCGTCCCTCTGAAAAATTAGGAACGCATTCGATAATCCGTTTTGTCATAGAACTTTCATTTTTTTAGACACTACAAAATAGAAGCGTTAAACTGATAATACCATGATAAATCACATCTTTCTCATACATCACTGAATCTCGCCCCTGAGGATTACTGTCGCGATAAGTTCGGAATTGTAGGCGTACGGAAAATACTGATACGAAGGAATATCCCTGGTTATAAATACATTGGCTGCCTTACCCCGGGCAATACTTCCATAGCCATCACTAATGCCCATGGCATAGGCGGAATTGATTGTGGTAGCGTTAATTACCTCTTCCGGAAGCATCTTATACCGGATGCACCCCAGCGACTGCATGAATTTCATGTCGCCCGAAGGCGACGAACCCGGGTTGAAGTCGGTAGCCAATGCCACCGGAAGCCCCGAATCTATTAGCTTTCGGACTGGCGAAAGAGGCAAGTCGAGGAAAAAGGCGGCACCAGGTAAAATGGTGGGCATGGTTTGCGAATGTTTAAGAACATTTATTTCATCATCACCTAAATATTCAAGGTGATCGACCGAAAGAGCCTTGTTTTTCACTCCCACCTGTACCCCACCGGTGAGCCCTAATTCATTGGCGTGTATTTTTGCCCGAAGTCCATACGTTGTTCCAGCTTCGATAATTCTTTCCGTATCGGCAACCGAGAAAAAACCGGTATCGCAAAATACATCGATGTAGTCAGCCAGCTCTTCTTCCGCTATGCGCGGCAACATTTCATTGATAACCTGGTCGACATACACCGAAGGATTATCCCGATATTCCATCGGAATGGAATGTGCCCCAAGGAATGTGGATTTTATGGCCAGTGGTGTTGATTCTTTTAACCGGCGAATGACACGAAGCATTTTGATTTCATCTTCCGGGTTCAAACCGTAACCGCTTTTAATTTCCACTGCTCCGGTACCTTTGTAAATGATCTCGGATATCCGCTCAAAGGCCGAAACATAAAGCTCCTCCTCACTCATTTCGTGCAAACGACGGGCCGAATTCAGGATACCTCCGCCTCTCCGGGCAATCTCTTCATAGGACAGCCCTTTGATTTTGTCGACAAACTCCTGTTCGCGGCTGTCCGGATAAACTAAATGTGTATGCGAATCGCAGAAGGATGGAAAAACCATTCGTCCCGTGCAATCTATTTCCATCAACACATCGTAATTATCCAAATCGCTTCCGTTCAACTCCTCCATCGGACCAAAATCAACAATCATTTCGTCACGCAGCAAAAGAAATGCATCCTTAATCGTGTGGACTCTAGCCATATCTTTTCCGGCAACCCATAGTTTTGGTTCTTCTTCGACCTGCACCAGCTCTTTGATATTTACCAACAATATTTTCATCTGCTATTTTTTTTAAAGCGCCCCGAAAACTCATCCCGAATAACGGGTATCCAATCAGAAGCTTTTTTAAGACTTTTCGTACCCGGAGAATCAATGGATCGTTATTCGTTGTCAACAAAATCCAGAATCAATCCGCGCATCTCAACAATCACTTATCAGTACCGACCTCTATTACTTATTTTTTGAAACGAATAGGAATTTCATCTCAAGTAGTAACAGATTAAGCTTCGTCAGGCCAGGTAGTTTCATAAACTCCATACTCTTTATAAGTATGAAAGTTTAATAGTAATAAATAAATTTAAGGAAACGCAAATAAAAATGAGACATATCAGGCATAAAACGCTAATTTTTTTGCCCTTTTAAATATTTAGTATGATTCCATTTCGGAAATGGTAAGTATCCGATGCCGGCTATTCCCGTTGCAACTTTCGTTTTCCTGCTAACAGGATTTCTGGCTTTACGAAAAACCGTTCATTATTTCATACTCACACTCCTCCTGTTCACCATCATATTCCTGACTATCGGGGTGATGGGATACAACGGGTATGTGATGGAAATCGCCACGATTTTCCTGGGATTGAGAATTGCATCAGGATTGGCGACCGGGAAAAGCGGCAATGAAATAACCAAACTTTTCATTGAAGGGGCGAAAGATATTCTATCGGCTGCCATGGTTGTCGGACTTGCCGGCGGAACCATCGTTATTCTGAACGATGGACATAGTCGATAAAAAAGCCTGCTCCGACAGGGGACAGGCTTTTTTTTATGCTTTTCCTGAGATTACTCTGCCGGAAAAATAGCTTCAACAGGACAAACCTCTGCACAAGAACCACAATCTGTGCAAAGTTCCGGATCAATTTTGTAGATATCACCTTCACTAATCGCTTCCACCGGGCATTCGTCAATGCAAGTTCCGCAAGCAATACATTCGTCATTAATAACGTAAGCCATAACTTAAATGGATTTTTGTTGATAACATTTTATTAGGAGCAAATGTACAAAGATTGACTAAAAAACAAATTCTCTACATGTGTTAATAACATTTTTTTGAGAATTTTATAATCATTCCAAAAACGTCGGGAAACCGTTATTTTCAACAGCTTTTATTATTTTCGTCTTATAATAAGGGAAAAACGGCCTGTAACCAACTTATGCTAGACCCATCATATGGAGATATCCGGGAATATTCTAACCGCGTTTCTGCTCACCCTTTTTGCCGGTTTGTCAACCGGAATAGGTAGTGCCATTGCCTTTTTCACCAAGCGAACCAATACCAAGTTACTGAGTTTGGCCCTTGGTTTTTCGGCGGGTGTAATGATTTACATCTCGTTCATGGAAATTTTTCCGCATGCACAGCATATATTAATCGAAAAGTTAGGAAAGCTCCGTGGACACTGGTATTCATTAATCGCGTTCTTCGGGGGCATGTTGCTGATTACCTTAATCGACAAATTCATCCCGAATTTTGAAAACCCGCACGAAGTCAAGGCTGTAGAGGATATGGACGATAAGAGCAAAGCCATTGCGTTCCGGAAACTTTACCGCATGGGAATCATGACAGCAGTGGCTGTAGGTATTCACAATTTCCCGGAAGGATTGGCCACCTTTGCATCTACACTGCAAGATCCATCCATCGGAATTGCCATTGCTATCGCCATCGCTATTCACAACATCCCGGAAGGAATTGCCGTTTCGGTACCTATATATTATGCTACCGGAAACCGGAAAAAAGCCTTCTGGCTTTCGTTTCTATCAGGCGTTTCGGAACCAGTTGGCGCATTGCTTGGTTATTTGCTGATTCTTCCGTTCGTTACACCGGAAAACATGGACTTGATTTTCGCCTACATTTTGGCTGGTGTCGCCGGGATTATGATTTTCATCTCTTTCGACGAATTGCTACCGTCGGCCGAAGAATATGGTGAACATCACCTTTCCGTTTACGGCCTTATTGTCGGAATGGCTGTGATGGCGCTCAGCCTGATGGTGCTTTCCTGAAAAGGAATTAAGAAACCGTTTAAATTTCTCTGGAGAAAAGTTATGATACCCCTGTTTTCTCCATTTTTGTTTTGTCCCGACCCAAATGGGAGCCAAAAATGAAGAAGACCGGAGCTTTTTTACTTCGAAGCAAAACCCTGAATCAGTTTTTAACAGGTTCTAAGCTTCTTCTTTCGTCAACTTTTGCTGGTAATATTTGCAGTAAGGTGTTAGTCCGCATTTCTCACATTTCGGTTTTCGGGCCAGGCAAACGTACCGGCCATGCAGAATGAACCAGTGATGTGCCGTGGCGATCAAATCTTCCGGGATGTATTTTATCAGCTGCCTTTCGGTTTCCAGCGGCGTTTTGGCATTCGTACTTAAACCCAAACGGGCCGCCACACGGAAAACATGTGTATCGACTGCCATGGCCGGCTTATTAAATACCACCGATGCAATTACATTCGCAGTTTTCCTACCGACACCTGGTAACTTCACCAGCTCTTCCACCGTGCCCGGAATTTCGCTGTTGAAATCCGCCACCAACATTCTGGCCATGCCCACCAGGTGTTTGGCTTTGTTATTCGGATACGAACATGAGCGGATGTATTCGAACACCTCCCCCGGCTCCACTTCGGCCAGTTTTTCCGGCGTAGGAAATCGCTGAAGCAGTTCAGGCGTTAGTTGGTTTACCCGTTTGTCGGTGCACTGAGCCGAAAGAATGACGGCAACCAGCAATTCATACGGATTGGTATATTCAAGCTCTGTTTCAGCAACCGGCATCTCTTTCTTAAACCACTCGATAATACAGGCAAAGCGTTCTTTCTTCTGCATCGGTTAATTCGTTTGTGGTAAAATTAATTTTTTCGCTGATGTAAATCACCAATCCAACTCAAAACAACCGGATTTTGTTCAGTCGTTCCCGATTTTTCCATCAATGTTATAACAGGCGACATTTGTAGTTTTTCATGTAATTCCTGCTAATTTTGAGGGCTAAAATAAGGATTGCATGAAGCCATATCTCCAGGTTGAAAATCTGACAAAATACTGGGGCGAACTTCCCCTCTTCGAAAATATCAACTTCACCATTTCGGAAGGTCAAAAAGTTGCCTTGATTGCCAAAAACGGCACGGGCAAATCGACGTTGATGGATCTGATTTACAATATCAACCCGCCCAGCGAAGGCAGCATTAGCATTGCCAGTGACATCCGTGTGGGATACCTGCGGCAAATGCCCGATTTGGACCCAAACGATACGGTGATGCAGGCGGCTTTTAAATCATCGGACGAATTGTTGGAAACTATCCGGTTGTATGAGGTCGCTGTGGAAAATCAGGATCATGATTTGCTGGCCGAAGCGATGGAAAAGATGAACCGGTTAAATGCCTGGGATTTCGAGGTGCGTATCAAACAGGTTTTGACCCGGCTGAAGATTACCAACTTCAATCAACGCATCAGCGAGCTATCCGGCGGCCAGCAAAAGCGCGTCGCACTGGCCAACGTTCTGATTACCGAACCCGACTTCCTCATTCTGGACGAGCCGACCAACCACCTCGATTTGGACATGATTGAATGGCTGGAAAAATACCTTGCCAAAGCTAAATCGACCCTGTTTATGGTGACCCACGACCGCTATTTTCTCGACCGTGTATGCGACGAGATCCTGGAGCTGGATGACCAAACGATTTACCGTTACCGGGGAAATTACTCCTATTACGTCACCAAACGGGAAGAACGAATTCAACAGCAAACCGCTGAAGTAGAGAAAGCCAAAAATCTGTATCGCACCGAACTGGAATGGCTTCGGCGAATGCCACAGGCCCGTGGGCATAAAGCTAAATACCGGGTGGAGAATGCATACAAACTTCAGGAAAAAGCCGCCCAGGGACGTTCGGACGAAGCGGTGGAACTGAATGTGCAAGGCGCCCGGTTGGGAAAGAAAATCCTGGAAGTGGAACACCTCTCCAAAAGCTTTGGTGACATCCGAATTTTGGAGGATTTCTCATATAAATTCAGTCGTTACGAAAAAGTGGGTATCGTGGGAGAAAACGGAACCGGGAAAAGCACCTTCCTGAACCTGGTTACCGGCGCTATTCCCGCTGACAGCGGAACGATTGACGTAGGTGAAACCATTAAATTTGGCTACTACCGGCAGGATGGTATGCAGTTCAAACCGGAAGAGCGGGTGCTGGACGTTGTGAAAGAAATTGCCGAAGTAATCGATCTGGGGAACGGGCAGGTAATGACTGCCGCACAATTTCTGAACATGTTCCTCTTTCCGCCGGAAGTGCAATATTCGTATGTAGAAAAACTGTCGGGCGGAGAACGAAGACGGTTGTATCTCTGTACGGTTTTGATTCGGAACCCCAACTTCCTTATTCTCGATGAGCCGACCAACGACCTCGACATCATGACGCTGAACGTCCTGGAGGATTACCTGAAAAGCTTCAGTGGATGCGTGATTATTGTATCGCACGACCGTTTCTTCATGGATAAAATTGTGGATCACCTGTTTGTGTTCCGGGGCGAAGGACAAGTCAAAGATTTCCCTGGAAATTACAGCGACTACCGCGACTGGAAAGAGGGACAGGAAAAGCTGGAACGCAAGCAGGAAAAACAGGGGAAAGCGAAAAAAACAGAACTGGTTAAACCGGGAAAACCCAAACCGCGCAAACTCACCTACAAAGAGAAAATTGAACTGGAACAGCTGGAAACAGAAATTGCCGAATTGGAAAAAGAAAAAGCATCCATCGAAGAGGCGATGAATGCTGGCCACTTATCGCCGGAAGAATTGGTCGAACAATCCAACCTTCACGGTAAAGTACAAGACTTACTCGACGAAAAAGAGATGCGCTGGCTGGAACTCAGCGAACTGGCTTAATGCTCAAACGGAAAATGAATCCTTAACTTTTATATCCACGTTGTATTTTTCTCAAGTTCTGGAGCCAAGCTTGTTAAGTTCAATGTTGGCAGGTGAATTGGAGACATCCCCGATAAAGTTGTCAATGACGCTATATAAGCCCTAACGTAAGGAAATAATTATAATTACCGTCAGTTTTCCGCTCGATCAATGACCGAACTATGTTGTATTTAATAAATTGAAATGCTGATTGGACTGTTTCGGACATACTATCAGGCGGCTAATGCATAATTATTCTCATCAAAAATATATTCCTTATTCTCAATCCCTCTGAACATATTGAACTCAAATATATCATTTCCATAAACCGAAACTGCAAACTCAATTTCCTAAATTGACAAATTAAATTCGGTTCCGGTATGTTCAATAACAAAATCAGGTTCATCAACCTGAATCAATGACTCCTCATTCACAAAAACAAGGCTTTCAGGAAAGAAAAGATTGTCAAATTCAAAGGTCATATCACCCTCTGCATCTTTGTATTCTTGATTTGAAACATATTGCTCTATTGGAGTAACCTGAACAATATGCAAATTCTCGATTTTGTCATATTCGTAAGAAAATGAAATCTGAGGAAATTTATTTACTATTCCTCTCAAATGCTCTTTAATGTACTCTTGGCTTTTCATACGTGACAGTTCTTTTTAAGCATTCCAACAATCTCTTCTGATAAACGATAAGCTCGTTCACTTTGTTCAGATGTGACATTTATATTAATATAGTCAGATTGATTTCGGAACGCTTTTAACTCTTTGATATTTCGGGTAAATGATAAGTACTCATTCTTCGATAAATCTCTTAACTTTCCACTGAATCTATTAATTACATACTCATGAGAGCCGATACCCTTTGCCCCTTTACTTCGCTTAAGATCGTTTAGTTCACTCTCCTGCTCCTCATAGTCAATTCCAAAAAATGAATTTAAAGTATGCTTTGTAATCTGGAATGAGCTATAGTAGGAACAATGAACACTTGGAGCGTGTAAGCCCTCTTTAATAAGAAATTCAGCAGCAAAATGCTTAACTAATCACTCTCCAGCGTTTTCTTCCTTTCCAGGTATTCTTCACGTGAAATCTCGCCACGGGCATAACGCTCTTTGAGGATTGTCATGGCCGAATCGTGACCGGTATCGCGAGGCGGTTGCGAAACAGGTCCCCGTCCCCGTGTTAAACGCACGATAAACAAAACGACCAGAATAATAAATGCAAACCAAATGAGCCATCCAAAGGGCCAACCCCAGCCCCATCCAAACTGAAAGCAATCGTTCATAACCATATTATTTTAATTTCAATAAGTAAATTTAGCGTTTTTTACCCCGCTTTCAAGAACCTTCTTGTTCTCGCTTTTTGCGCCATGGCCAAAACTGTAAAGCTTATTTTATTGTACAGGGGCGTCATTTCCCGGCCTTTGCTAAAATGGGCAACATTCATCAGCCAATAGCCAAGGCCAATGGTCCCTTTATCGCCATCTTCCACATAGTCCGGCCCATCCATCGTCCTGGCATATCTCTTTTAGATATCAGGGCCATCGAACAGGATGTAGTCCCCATGGCAGATTTTGCTTTTGTTTACACAATAAAAATAACCTTTTTAAACCAGCTTTCCTCATGTATAAAACATGTTTAAACCCCGATATGACTGGATTGCAGAACTTGATCAATCCAATTTTCGGGAGATGGCCAATTGATACAAAGAATTATTCGTTTTCGTTTCTTCGTTAAAAACAAATGAAAGATTGTAATGGTCGCATAAAGCAAAAATAATAAACCCATTAGCCAATTAGCTGTTTTTCTCAGAAAGAAATCACGCAATTCGCTGTTTTTAATTCTTTACATTTCAGTAAACCATAAA
Encoded proteins:
- the hutI gene encoding imidazolonepropionase; the encoded protein is MKILLVNIKELVQVEEEPKLWVAGKDMARVHTIKDAFLLLRDEMIVDFGPMEELNGSDLDNYDVLMEIDCTGRMVFPSFCDSHTHLVYPDSREQEFVDKIKGLSYEEIARRGGGILNSARRLHEMSEEELYVSAFERISEIIYKGTGAVEIKSGYGLNPEDEIKMLRVIRRLKESTPLAIKSTFLGAHSIPMEYRDNPSVYVDQVINEMLPRIAEEELADYIDVFCDTGFFSVADTERIIEAGTTYGLRAKIHANELGLTGGVQVGVKNKALSVDHLEYLGDDEINVLKHSQTMPTILPGAAFFLDLPLSPVRKLIDSGLPVALATDFNPGSSPSGDMKFMQSLGCIRYKMLPEEVINATTINSAYAMGISDGYGSIARGKAANVFITRDIPSYQYFPYAYNSELIATVILRGEIQ
- the zupT gene encoding zinc transporter ZupT, yielding MEISGNILTAFLLTLFAGLSTGIGSAIAFFTKRTNTKLLSLALGFSAGVMIYISFMEIFPHAQHILIEKLGKLRGHWYSLIAFFGGMLLITLIDKFIPNFENPHEVKAVEDMDDKSKAIAFRKLYRMGIMTAVAVGIHNFPEGLATFASTLQDPSIGIAIAIAIAIHNIPEGIAVSVPIYYATGNRKKAFWLSFLSGVSEPVGALLGYLLILPFVTPENMDLIFAYILAGVAGIMIFISFDELLPSAEEYGEHHLSVYGLIVGMAVMALSLMVLS
- the nth gene encoding endonuclease III, with translation MQKKERFACIIEWFKKEMPVAETELEYTNPYELLVAVILSAQCTDKRVNQLTPELLQRFPTPEKLAEVEPGEVFEYIRSCSYPNNKAKHLVGMARMLVADFNSEIPGTVEELVKLPGVGRKTANVIASVVFNKPAMAVDTHVFRVAARLGLSTNAKTPLETERQLIKYIPEDLIATAHHWFILHGRYVCLARKPKCEKCGLTPYCKYYQQKLTKEEA
- the ftcD gene encoding glutamate formimidoyltransferase; translated protein: MTKRIIECVPNFSEGRDLSVIKKITDTIELVKGVKLLDVDPGHATNRTVVTFVGEPELVIEAAFQAIKKAAELIDMSKHSGEHPRFGATDVCPLVPVSGISMEETVEYARQLGKRVGDELGIPVYAYEFAAFSEKRKSLAFCRSGEYEALPDKLKRPEWKPDFGSAEFVPQTGAIAIGARNFLVAYNINLNTTSTRRANAIAFDVREAGRVKREGNPVTGKIAKDENGEPVRIPGTLKKVRAIGWYIEEYGIAQISMNLTDLTVTPVHVAFDKVCRSAESRGIRVTGSELVGIMPLKYILDAGKYFLRKQNRSTGIPEREIIKIAVKSLGLDELQPFDPEKKIIEYMLDDKEEKKLIDLTARGFAEETASESIAPGGGSVSAYVGALGASLATMVANLSAHKRGWDERWEEFSEWAERGIEIQERLLKLVDEDTQAFNNIMVAFGLPKGSDEEKAARSEAIQAATLNAMEIPLSVMETSLASFDVIRAMVEKGNPNSVTDAGVGALCARTAVLGAWMNVRINASGLTDEVKKRELLNKGEEVARRAVELEQEIVQLVEKKVN
- a CDS encoding ABC-F family ATP-binding cassette domain-containing protein; amino-acid sequence: MKPYLQVENLTKYWGELPLFENINFTISEGQKVALIAKNGTGKSTLMDLIYNINPPSEGSISIASDIRVGYLRQMPDLDPNDTVMQAAFKSSDELLETIRLYEVAVENQDHDLLAEAMEKMNRLNAWDFEVRIKQVLTRLKITNFNQRISELSGGQQKRVALANVLITEPDFLILDEPTNHLDLDMIEWLEKYLAKAKSTLFMVTHDRYFLDRVCDEILELDDQTIYRYRGNYSYYVTKREERIQQQTAEVEKAKNLYRTELEWLRRMPQARGHKAKYRVENAYKLQEKAAQGRSDEAVELNVQGARLGKKILEVEHLSKSFGDIRILEDFSYKFSRYEKVGIVGENGTGKSTFLNLVTGAIPADSGTIDVGETIKFGYYRQDGMQFKPEERVLDVVKEIAEVIDLGNGQVMTAAQFLNMFLFPPEVQYSYVEKLSGGERRRLYLCTVLIRNPNFLILDEPTNDLDIMTLNVLEDYLKSFSGCVIIVSHDRFFMDKIVDHLFVFRGEGQVKDFPGNYSDYRDWKEGQEKLERKQEKQGKAKKTELVKPGKPKPRKLTYKEKIELEQLETEIAELEKEKASIEEAMNAGHLSPEELVEQSNLHGKVQDLLDEKEMRWLELSELA
- a CDS encoding SHOCT domain-containing protein translates to MNDCFQFGWGWGWPFGWLIWFAFIILVVLFIVRLTRGRGPVSQPPRDTGHDSAMTILKERYARGEISREEYLERKKTLESD
- a CDS encoding 4Fe-4S binding protein; this translates as MAYVINDECIACGTCIDECPVEAISEGDIYKIDPELCTDCGSCAEVCPVEAIFPAE